Proteins encoded together in one Porites lutea chromosome 2, jaPorLute2.1, whole genome shotgun sequence window:
- the LOC140925139 gene encoding uncharacterized protein has protein sequence MPPVYSDRDIPRLRRLFDECESHFRGLKALGVEENTYSTIVVPAIMQKLPESFRLTITRGEEFLTWSMERMLQAFLKELELREDHFYAMNSSKPSYSNRHDGKDNRARGATANALFTKQENGNCAFCLGKHAHENCQRVKDPRERKNIVYKFARCFKCMKKGHRARDCKIDVLCNKCGQAGHHVSLCDVRNAQQVPPVAEFQFSPNGQDKTPIVTSPSSLHVGTGGRVALQTARAVIRGVGEPYRVRVLFDAGSHRSFITSKAVQRAQLASIRQEWLGISTFGQRSRDMRLRDVVEVKVSPTDGQKVIPIEAYVVPEISSIQNSHVELAKGEYPHLKGLWFSDVCMGTGELEIDILVGADYLWSFQKDCTIRGGLDEPVAVETELGWVLSGPMKSQSSGPEPVQINLVKTEDKENLDVDVNRLWDLEVIGIKEPRRGVYEEYRDSISFDGHRYSVKLPWKEGCPDLPTNYTTSLRRLRSQVARLEREPEILAEYAAIIDEQLHTGVIERVVELEAAPKVHYLPHQAVVRKEATTTKVRIVYDASSKATKTGTSLNDCLHVGPSLNPLLFDILLRFRENRVVLVGDIEKAFLNVGVDKKDRDCLRFLWLANPPDLSKIVVYRFCRVVFGLNASPFLLNATLRHHISKFMAVDPEFVKKLIDSFYVDDFVGGGASSSEVVDLYSKTVNRMADGGFKLRKWLTNDPSVREKIKKDLIDEVKLDPVSAENVTYAKSSLGLKMGSNGQKVLGLSWNFEQDTITLELTAIAKRAEDLPATKRNTLRLLAGIFDPLGMIGPITITAKILFQETCRQKINWDDPLDGVIKQAVEAWLESLIECKLITIDRCLYKHVREEVLECSLHGFADGSKKAYCAVIYFVYQTSTGTYSKMLTSKTRVAPLKELSIPRLELIACLILAKLMATVKNALNSQVSVQKTKLWSDSMTALYWIMNQGEWKQFVSHRVNEIVKLSKKEDWGHCPSEQNPADTGSRGSLAVELKGNEMWWHGPSWLIQPEDLWPRQKSLVPTIETCEEERKVAVMTIAANEPCGIEGVVEINKYSTLRKLDRVTAWVTRFCHNISRRNKSDKREGALTLEEIVESEESWIRTAQRELRKGENYQQLVSKFGLQEDPKGVIRCKGRLEYPEMVHETKEPIILPKEHRLTILQIQKCHHRVLHNGVRSTLAELRSKFWVPKGRQLVKRVISRCVLCKKIEGRPFTQPPTASLPEFRVRPAPPFSKVGVDFAGPLFVKGKGAQMRKSYFALFTCCVTRAVHLELVEDLSVETFKRCLRRFIARRGIPALIVSDNAKTFTGTEKQLRTLFRHPQVREEMQNHRIEWRFNLERAPWWGGFFERMVGCVKRCLKKVLGNARLTYDELLTVLTEVEATLNSRPLTYDYDSPYEGEVLTPAHLLYGRRLLSLPEEPREEDDETETSYRRRYKYINETLQHFWKRWQREYLTNLRESHDCNAQAIGKAPKVGDVVTVYEEGVKRNGWKMAVVESLIVGKDKEVRGANVRVITKGKAVHLSRPVQKLFPIEIRTETSEISDVPKECVTGPQRRDVPRRSAALDAVWKTRAMVNQPND, from the coding sequence ATGCCGCCAGTTTACAGTGATCGAGACATTCCTCGTTTGAGGAGGTTGTTTGATGAGTGCGAGTCTCATTTCAGGGGATTGAAGGCTCTCGGAGTAGAGGAGAACACATATTCGACGATAGTTGTTCCCGCCATTATGCAAAAATTGCCGGAGAGTTTTCGACTGACAATCACGAGAGGAGAGGAGTTTTTAACCTGGTCGATGGAGCGAATGTTGCAAGCCTTTTTGAAAGAGCTGGAACTGAGAGAGGATCATTTTTATGCAATGAACTCCTCGAAACCTTCATATTCCAATAGACATGATGGGAAGGACAATCGAGCAAGGGGCGCGACAGCCAACGCCCtgtttacaaaacaagaaaatgggAACTGTGCCTTCTGTTTGGGCAAACATGCCCACGAGAACTGCCAGAGAGTTAAAGATCCAAGGGAACGTAAGaatattgtttataaatttGCTAGATGTTTTAAATGCATGAAAAAGGGCCACCGAGCCCGCGATTGTAAGATTGATGTATTATGCAATAAGTGTGGCCAAGCAGGTCATCATGTTTCTTTGTGTGATGTTAGGAATGCGCAGCAAGTGCCTCCTGTTGCCGAATTTCAGTTTTCGCCCAATGGGCAAGACAAAACTCCGATTGTTACTAGTCCTAGTAGTTTACATGTAGGAACGGGTGGGCGAGTTGCGTTGCAAACCGCGCGTGCAGTTATCCGTGGGGTGGGCGAGCCGTACCGGGTAAGGGTGTTGTTTGACGCTGGAAGCCATCGCTCTTTCATTACTTCCAAAGCCGTCCAACGCGCGCAGCTTGCCAGTATCAGGCAAGAATGGTTGGGAATCAGTACCTTTGGCCAGCGTTCTAGGGATATGCGTCTAAGAGATGTCGTCGAAGTTAAGGTAAGCCCAACTGACGGCCAAAAAGTTATCCCAATCGAAGCGTACGTAGTACCAGAGATATCCAGCATCCAAAACAGTCATGTGGAACTTGCAAAGGGTGAGTATCCCCACCTTAAGGGATTGTGGTTTTCGGATGTGTGTATGGGGACGGGAGAGCTAGAAATCGACATTTTGGTCGGAGCAGATTACCTGTGGAGCTTTCAGAAAGATTGTACAATCAGGGGGGGCCTCGACGAACCAGTCGCTGTAGAAACTGAATTAGGTTGGGTTCTGTCAGGTCCAATGAAGAGTCAGTCAAGTGGGCCGGAACCCGTACAAATTAACCTGGTGAAAACAGAGGACAAGGAAAACTTAGATGTTGACGTGAACAGATTGTGGGATCTGGAAGTCATAGGAATCAAGGAGCCGAGAAGGGGGGTGTATGAAGAATACAGGGACAGTATCTCGTTTGATGGGCATCGATATTCAGTGAAGCTCCCCTGGAAGGAAGGCTGCCCAGATTTACCGACCAATTATACCACAAGTTTGCGTCGTCTTAGAAGCCAAGTAGCGAGACTGGAAAGGGAGCCCGAAATTCTCGCAGAATATGCAGCTATAATTGACGAACAGCTTCATACGGGAGTAATAGAGAGGGTGGTTGAGTTAGAAGCGGCCCCGAAGGTACATTATTTGCCACATCAAGCCGTGGTGAGAAAAGAAGCCACGACAACGAAGGTAAGGATTGTATACGATGCATCGTCAAAGGCGACTAAAACGGGCACCTCTTTAAATGATTGTTTACATGTGGGTCCGTCATTAAACCCATTGTTGTTTGACATTTTGTTGCGGTTTCGAGAGAACAGAGTTGTTCTGGTGGGGGACATAGAGAAGGCCTTTCTCAATGTTGGGGTAGACAAGAAAGACAGAGACTGTCTTCGATTTTTGTGGCTAGCAAACCCCCCGGACCTATCTAAGATTGTGGTTTATCGATTTTGTCGTGTTGTGTTTGGACTGAATGCGTCCCCCTTTTTGCTAAATGCAACCTTGAGGCATCATATTTCGAAGTTTATGGCAGTTGACCCCGAGTTCGTGAAGAAATTGATTGATTCGTTCTACGTGGATGATTTCGTGGGGGGCGGAGCCTCGTCGAGTGAAGTTGTCGATTTGTATAGTAAAACTGTCAACCGGATGGCAGACGGGGGATTCAAGCTTAGAAAATGGCTGACCAATGACCCGAGTGTTagagagaaaattaaaaaagatctGATCGATGAAGTGAAACTTGACCCGGTTTCAGCTGAAAATGTCACGTACGCAAAGTCATCTCTAGGCCTGAAGATGGGAAGTAACGGCCAAAAGGTACTGGGTCTGTCATGGAATTTTGAGCAAGATACGATAACCCTCGAACTGACCGCAATCGCCAAACGCGCAGAAGATCTACCTGCGACTAAGCGAAACACACTGCGACTCTTGGCTGGGATCTTTGACCCTCTCGGAATGATTGGTCCCATAACAATAACAGCGAAGATTTTATTTCAGGAGACTTGTCGCCAAAAGATCAATTGGGACGACCCACTTGATGGAGTGATAAAGCAAGCCGTTGAAGCGTGGCTTGAAAGCCTAATAGAATGTAAACTAATCACGATTGACAGGTGTCTCTACAAACACGTGCGCGAAGAAGTCTTGGAATGTTCGTTACATGGGTTTGCAGATGGGAGTAAGAAAGCTTACTGCGCAGTTATTTATTTCGTATACCAGACAAGCACAGGTACGTATTCAAAGATGCTAACTTCTAAAACGCGAGTGGCACCGCTCAAAGAGCTGTCCATACCACGACTTGAGCTCATAGCATGCTTGATCCTTGCAAAGCTGATGGCCACAGTGAAGAATGCGTTGAATTCACAGGTAAGTGttcagaaaacaaaactttggtCAGACAGTATGACGGCGCTGTATTGGATCATGAACCAAGGTGAGTGGAAACAATTTGTGAGTCACCGTGTTAACGAGATCGTGAAGTTGAGTAAAAAGGAGGATTGGGGGCACTGTCCCAGTGAGCAGAACCCAGCCGACACTGGGTCGAGAGGATCGTTAGCAGTAGAGCTCAAAGGGAACGAGATGTGGTGGCACGGGCCATCTTGGTTGATCCAACCGGAAGACCTTTGGCCCAGACAGAAATCTCTTGTGCCAACTATTGAGACAtgtgaagaagaaagaaaagtcGCCGTTATGACTATCGCAGCCAATGAGCCTTGTGGAATAGAAGGGGTGGTCGAAATCAACAAATACAGCACACTTCGAAAGCTTGACAGAGTGACTGCGTGGGTCACACGATTCTGTCACAACATCTCAAGGAGAAACAAGAGTGACAAAAGAGAAGGGGCGCTTACTTTGGAGGAGATAGTAGAGTCAGAAGAGTCGTGGATAAGGACAGCACAGCGAGAATTGAGAAAGGGGGAAAACTATCAACAGCTTGTCTCAAAATTCGGTCTCCAAGAAGATCCGAAAGGCGTTATAAGATGTAAGGGACGCCTTGAGTACCCTGAAATGGTGCACGAGACAAAGGAACCGATCATCTTGCCCAAAGAACACCGACTAACGATATTACAGATTCAGAAATGTCACCATAGAGTTCTACACAATGGTGTGAGGAGTACGCTTGCAGAGTTGCGCTCAAAGTTTTGGGTACCGAAGGGGAGGCAATTGGTGAAGCGTGTGATCAGTCGTTGTGTCCTTTGCAAGAAGATTGAAGGCAGACCGTTTACTCAGCCACCGACCGCTAGCTTGCCAGAGTTTAGAGTTAGACCAGCCCCGCCGTTTTCAAAGGTAGGTGTAGATTTTGCGGGGCCTTTGTTTGTCAAAGGAAAGGGTGCACAAATGAGAAAGAGTTACTTCGCTTTGTTTACTTGTTGCGTGACGCGAGCTGTTCACCTAGAGCTGGTAGAGGATTTGTCAGTGGAAACGTTTAAGCGGTGTTTAAGGAGATTTATAGCAAGAAGGGGAATACCTGCCTTAATTGTTTCAGACAACGCGAAGACATTTACGGGCACGGAGAAACAACTACGTACACTTTTTCGTCATCCGCAGGTAAGAGAAGAAATGCAAAACCACCGAATTGAGTGGCGTTTTAATCTCGAAAGAGCTCCCTGGTGGGGTGGTTTCTTTGAGAGGATGGTGGGTTGTGTGAAGCGATGTCTGAAGAAGGTCCTTGGTAATGCTCGACTGACGTATGATGAACTTTTAACCGTCCTGACTGAAGTAGAGGCGACCTTGAATTCAAGACCCTTAACTTACGATTATGACAGTCCTTACGAGGGAGAGGTATTGACCCCTGCGCATCTACTCTACGGGAGAAGATTGTTATCCTTGCCAGAGGAACCCCGAGAGGAAGATGATGAAACCGAGACTAGCTACAGAAGGAGGTATAAATATATTAATGAAACTCTACAGCATTTTTGGAAAAGGTGGCAAAGAGAATACTTGACGAATTTGAGAGAGAGTCATGATTGTAACGCCCAGGCAATCGGAAAGGCACCAAAGGTAGGTGATGTGGTGACGGTGTATGAAGAGGGAGTTAAGAGAAATGGCTGGAAGATGGCGGTAGTGGAGAGCCTCATCGTAGGAAAAGACAAAGAGGTAAGAGGGGCAAACGTGCGTGTGATAACGAAGGGGAAGGCAGTTCATTTAAGTAGGCCTGTGCAAAAGTTGTTTCCTATCGAGATTAGAACTGAGACATCCGAGATCTCAGATGTTCCCAAAGAATGCGTTACAGGGCCACAAAGGCGCGACGTTCCTCGCCGTTCAGCAGCGTTGGATGCGGTCTGGAAGACCCGTGCGATGGTAAACCAGCCGAACGACTAA